The Erigeron canadensis isolate Cc75 chromosome 4, C_canadensis_v1, whole genome shotgun sequence genome window below encodes:
- the LOC122596994 gene encoding uncharacterized protein LOC122596994: MQWDVNPDVDMLCPFCKLQPDSHSHLFFECDYSMQVWKSVYMKAGLQQRSSDWNVIIQQLLPKARRKSMQNVLDKLLLAASVYFIWQERNARLFMQGSRNVNGVAEQILSTIRLKLLTFRYKRSAHVERLLAAWDLPVLLLDSN, from the coding sequence ATGCAATGGGATGTGAATCCTGATGTTGATATGCTATGTCCTTTTTGTAAACTTCAACCGGATTCACATTCCCATCTCTTCTTTGAATGTGATTATTCTATGCAGGTGTGGAAAAGTGTTTATATGAAAGCGGGGTTGCAACAACGATCCTCGGATTGGAATGTGATTATACAACAACTTCTTCCAAAAGCTCGTAGGAAATCTATGCAAAATGTACTTGATAAGCTTCTTCTTGCTGCATCagtttattttatttggcaAGAGAGAAATGCACGACTCTTCATGCAAGGATCAAGAAATGTGAATGGGGTGGCGGAACAAATATTGTCAACAATTCGGCTAAAGCTTTTAACTTTCAGATACAAGAGGAGTGCCCATGTGGAAAGACTTCTAGCTGCATGGGACCTTCCGGTGTTATTATTAGATTCTAATTAA